From Methylophaga thalassica:
GACGCAGCGAATTTTGCTAGCTAAAGCCTCAACAGCATTGGAGAAACATATGCAATTGATGTTTCGTGCTAATAATATTTTAGAAGCTCATATTGTAGCTGGCTTGTTGAAAAGCCATGACATTGACTGTCACGTTGGTGGCCACTATTTACAAGGCGCTGTCGGCGATCTTCCAGCCACTGATTTCGCTCATGTGTTCGTTGAGCAAAGTAAAGTGAATCTTGCACAGTCAATTATTAACGA
This genomic window contains:
- a CDS encoding DUF2007 domain-containing protein; its protein translation is MQLMFRANNILEAHIVAGLLKSHDIDCHVGGHYLQGAVGDLPATDFAHVFVEQSKVNLAQSIINDYENNIL